The stretch of DNA AAAGATCAGCTAGAAATCGCGAATCAAAACTCTTAACCGCTGGCGATATACGCCTTCAAAGACTCGGCCTCGAGCTCTGCATCAGCGATGCGCCGCTTCACAACGTCACCAATTGAAATGATGCCGGTCAGCTTGCCGTCTTCGGTAACGGGCAAGTGCCGCATACGCCCTGCCGTCATCATTTCCATCAGGCGTTCCGTTGAGTCCTGCAGGCTGCAGGTCACGACTTCACGGGTCATATGGGCGGATACAGACTCTTTAAGAGCATCGCAGCCACTGCTGGATGTCGCCCGCACAATGTCACGTTCAGACAGGATGCCCGACACGCGCTGTGCAAAGTCCGTCACGACGATCGCGCCAATGCGCTTTGCCGCCAGCATATTGACGGCCTCCTGTAATG from Pyruvatibacter sp. HU-CL02332 encodes:
- a CDS encoding CBS domain-containing protein, which produces MTVSSILKDKGRDVATITPEASLQEAVNMLAAKRIGAIVVTDFAQRVSGILSERDIVRATSSSGCDALKESVSAHMTREVVTCSLQDSTERLMEMMTAGRMRHLPVTEDGKLTGIISIGDVVKRRIADAELEAESLKAYIASG